One Beggiatoa leptomitoformis DNA segment encodes these proteins:
- a CDS encoding TonB-dependent receptor plug domain-containing protein has product MRSSITLIYPFLLLMVLSLIIVDKNVYATDEETILEIKHLSLEELMEVEVTSIATGTTQEINKAPATTTVITASDIAALGAQTLDEVLATVPGIQVSRNFFNYAPYYSVRGVHSSPYNPHVLMLRDGIPITSLYNGGRLLTEGSTPIRDLARIEIIRGPGSAMYGADAFSAVINLITKSAADINGTEAGARIGSFDTYETWLLHGDKWRGIETSFSLQYRDTDGDKSLVQEDFYSQIDKLYGTKSSLAPGSVSRSEEALDLQLGLSTVRWQWHGGTKIRRNLGNGMGILQSVDPEGRYQSDQIYTDLTYQIPTKTDDWEVSVQGNYHQQRWHADKLLLVAPAGALGYYDGISANVGTSEVQSRFNLNAFYKGWQQHLIRLGMGYQYGDLYNVTDVRTYYPELPEKAYLLSWSNSPNSFLESGIRQNWHAFIQDAYNFAPHWELTTGLRYDYYSDFGTTLNPRIALVWQTTPTLTSKLLYGQAFRAPAFLELYGRNNPVSLGNKELEPETIKTIELGFNYRPVQTLQTDLNLFYYQFDEGIGYLPVIPPPDNYPQAFLAQNVATQKGKGFEWQVKWQALDNLLLSGHYAFQDNKQTSETADEGSIPHPAHSAYFRTDWLFAPHWKLNLQVQWTGERERIEGDPRPPVADYTLTHLTLHYTPAPKPWEVTAGIRNVFDEYATEPSLGVNTQGILPIPYDLPLEGRTYFLEFNYRFQ; this is encoded by the coding sequence ATGCGTTCATCTATTACACTTATTTATCCTTTTTTACTCCTAATGGTTTTGTCACTTATTATTGTTGACAAAAATGTCTATGCAACGGATGAAGAGACGATATTAGAGATTAAACATCTTTCTTTAGAAGAATTGATGGAGGTAGAAGTTACCAGTATTGCAACAGGTACGACACAAGAAATTAATAAAGCCCCAGCAACAACAACGGTGATTACCGCGAGTGATATAGCCGCATTAGGCGCGCAAACCTTAGATGAAGTTCTTGCAACTGTCCCCGGTATTCAAGTTTCCCGCAATTTTTTTAATTATGCCCCTTATTATTCTGTGCGTGGTGTGCATAGCTCGCCTTATAACCCGCATGTGTTGATGTTACGTGATGGTATTCCTATCACTTCTTTGTATAACGGCGGGCGATTATTGACAGAAGGCAGTACTCCTATTCGTGACTTGGCGCGGATTGAAATTATTCGTGGACCGGGGTCTGCTATGTATGGCGCAGATGCGTTTTCTGCGGTGATAAATCTTATTACTAAAAGTGCGGCTGATATTAATGGAACTGAAGCAGGTGCGCGGATTGGCAGTTTCGATACTTATGAAACATGGTTATTACATGGTGATAAATGGCGGGGAATAGAGACTAGTTTTTCTCTGCAATACCGTGATACTGATGGCGATAAAAGTCTTGTTCAAGAAGATTTTTACTCTCAAATCGATAAACTCTATGGCACAAAAAGCTCTCTTGCACCGGGTAGTGTAAGCCGTAGCGAGGAAGCATTAGACCTGCAATTAGGTTTAAGCACCGTTCGTTGGCAATGGCACGGTGGGACAAAAATTCGGCGCAATTTGGGTAATGGCATGGGGATATTACAAAGTGTTGACCCAGAAGGACGTTATCAAAGTGACCAAATTTATACGGATTTAACCTACCAAATTCCAACTAAAACAGATGACTGGGAAGTTAGTGTGCAAGGGAATTACCATCAGCAACGATGGCACGCAGATAAATTGTTGCTAGTCGCCCCTGCGGGTGCGTTGGGTTATTACGATGGCATTAGCGCGAATGTAGGCACGAGCGAAGTACAAAGCCGTTTCAATCTCAACGCATTTTATAAAGGGTGGCAACAACACCTCATCCGTCTTGGAATGGGGTATCAATATGGTGATTTATATAATGTTACTGATGTAAGAACGTATTATCCTGAGCTACCCGAAAAGGCCTATTTGTTAAGTTGGTCAAATTCCCCCAATAGTTTTTTGGAGTCAGGCATTCGCCAAAATTGGCACGCATTTATTCAAGATGCCTACAACTTTGCACCACATTGGGAACTAACCACAGGTTTACGTTATGATTATTATTCTGATTTTGGCACAACGTTAAACCCGCGCATAGCACTTGTCTGGCAAACAACGCCGACATTAACCAGTAAATTATTGTACGGGCAAGCCTTTCGCGCACCTGCTTTTTTAGAGCTTTATGGACGGAATAACCCAGTTTCATTGGGAAATAAAGAGTTAGAGCCAGAAACTATTAAAACCATAGAGTTAGGATTTAATTATCGCCCTGTACAAACGTTGCAAACCGATTTAAATTTATTTTATTATCAATTTGATGAAGGGATTGGATATTTACCTGTTATTCCCCCGCCTGATAATTACCCTCAAGCCTTTCTTGCACAAAACGTTGCGACGCAAAAAGGCAAAGGCTTTGAATGGCAAGTAAAATGGCAAGCGTTAGATAATCTCTTGCTCAGTGGACATTATGCGTTTCAAGATAATAAACAAACGAGTGAAACGGCTGATGAAGGGAGTATTCCACACCCTGCCCATTCTGCCTATTTCCGTACAGATTGGCTTTTCGCGCCTCATTGGAAACTGAATCTACAGGTGCAATGGACGGGTGAGCGTGAACGTATTGAAGGAGACCCACGCCCCCCCGTTGCGGACTACACGCTGACACATCTGACTCTGCACTACACCCCAGCCCCTAAGCCTTGGGAAGTCACGGCAGGAATCCGTAATGTTTTTGATGAATATGCCACAGAACCAAGTTTAGGAGTAAATACGCAAGGAATTTTACCGATTCCTTACGATTTACCATTGGAAGGACGCACTTATTTTTTAGAATTTAATTATCGGTTTCAATAA
- a CDS encoding energy transducer TonB yields MSFLVKTLKMLIVLLVILAVHGWIVWKLLYVSQEKRPSTPAKTLQVSLIVPIQAVTSPSPVITSPPAAIPVQQTPPPAVAPIPAQPAPIVATKNNQKQIVIKKITKPISEKTEKVEKKTSPTKSPVIKPVLANKTTENHLTVDSSPAVPTPTGLSLWAKYKTADLPDSTLGESYTPADYKAQYLHNTKPAYPFLSRKNNEQGTVLMRVMVNTEGYAEQAEIKESSGFSRLDQASYAAVMRWRYIPAKQAGKAVTEWIIIPITWELY; encoded by the coding sequence ATGTCATTTCTTGTAAAGACACTGAAAATGCTCATTGTCTTGTTGGTTATTCTTGCCGTACATGGGTGGATTGTTTGGAAACTGCTTTATGTTTCACAAGAAAAACGTCCATCAACGCCTGCAAAAACGTTGCAGGTAAGCTTAATTGTTCCTATACAAGCGGTTACATCACCCTCTCCTGTTATTACATCGCCGCCCGCCGCTATTCCCGTTCAACAAACGCCTCCCCCCGCTGTTGCTCCCATTCCTGCTCAACCCGCGCCAATTGTTGCTACAAAAAACAATCAAAAGCAAATAGTTATAAAAAAAATAACCAAGCCCATTAGTGAAAAAACGGAAAAAGTAGAGAAAAAAACATCACCGACGAAATCACCAGTTATAAAACCTGTCTTAGCCAACAAAACGACAGAAAATCATCTTACTGTTGATTCCTCACCTGCTGTGCCAACACCAACAGGTTTAAGTTTGTGGGCAAAATATAAAACGGCGGATTTACCTGATAGCACGCTTGGAGAAAGTTATACACCCGCAGATTATAAAGCTCAATATTTACATAATACTAAACCCGCTTATCCTTTTTTATCGCGAAAAAATAATGAGCAAGGAACGGTTTTAATGCGTGTGATGGTTAATACCGAAGGTTATGCAGAACAGGCAGAAATTAAAGAAAGTAGTGGATTTAGTCGTTTAGACCAAGCGTCTTATGCAGCCGTAATGCGTTGGCGTTATATACCTGCAAAACAGGCAGGTAAGGCAGTTACTGAATGGATTATTATCCCAATTACGTGGGAACTATATTAA
- the lexA gene encoding transcriptional repressor LexA — MEELTSRQRQIWEFIVQQIDTTRMPPTRAEITRAFGFNSPNSAEQHLQALAKKGYIELLAGSSRGIRLLKGIGLPVIGRVAAGQPILAEQHVEGRYQLDETLFHPRADYLLRVQGLSMRDIGILDGDFLAVHRTEKANNGQIVVARVDGNEVTVKRFQQQDHEVQLLPENPDFQPIIVDLRTQHLAIEGLGVGVIRSNKIL, encoded by the coding sequence ATGGAAGAACTAACTTCTCGTCAAAGACAAATCTGGGAATTTATTGTACAACAAATAGATACTACCAGAATGCCACCAACTCGTGCAGAAATTACCCGCGCTTTCGGGTTTAATTCCCCCAACTCTGCCGAACAACATTTACAAGCCCTTGCAAAAAAAGGTTATATAGAATTATTAGCAGGCTCATCAAGAGGTATTCGTTTACTTAAGGGGATTGGTTTACCCGTTATTGGTAGAGTTGCAGCGGGACAACCCATCTTAGCAGAACAACATGTAGAAGGACGTTATCAACTAGACGAAACCCTATTTCACCCGCGTGCTGATTACCTTTTGCGTGTGCAAGGTCTGAGTATGCGCGACATAGGCATTTTAGATGGTGACTTTTTAGCAGTACACCGTACCGAGAAAGCCAATAATGGGCAAATTGTTGTTGCTCGCGTGGATGGTAATGAAGTAACTGTTAAACGGTTTCAACAACAAGACCATGAAGTTCAACTACTACCAGAAAATCCAGATTTTCAACCCATCATCGTTGATTTACGAACGCAACACCTAGCCATTGAAGGATTAGGCGTAGGCGTGATTCGAAGCAATAAAATTTTGTAA